One Plasmodium cynomolgi strain B DNA, chromosome 12, whole genome shotgun sequence genomic region harbors:
- a CDS encoding sporozoite microneme protein (putative) gives MEFLTFLLFFLTALRCTLSFEERDTLSHVNKFSVNEYIRKDGNEDHGKFQATEYFEKIAADFTDDINTAKEALQNMFLDIEASFEELSDDVAKSVSQYSYDTEEKLNILVGLVNEFVENNKGVIFKSSEEKKKVEEHKFKKMCDLILEKVKTVVELSTINNYRIILKFGKGDRKSDILDKVKNDDSISDALKSELLKYEDVESKNANVSSLVNFISPIYESFKQKLNALIREVSSDLGKII, from the exons atggaattcctcaccttccttttgttctttttaaccGCTCTGCGATGTACGCTGTCATTCGAAGAAA gagACACACTCTCACACGTGAATAAGTTTTCCGTGAATGAGTATATTCGAAAGGATGGCAATGAAGATCATGGGAAGTTCCAG gCCACGGAATACTTCGAAAAAATCGCCGCAGACTTCACCGATGACATAAATACAGCCAAGGAAGCTTTACAAAATATGTTCCTCGATATAGAGGCTTCCTTTGAGGAGTTATCCGACGACGTAGCGAAGAG tgtgtCACAATACAGCTACGATACGGAAGAAAAGCTGAATATTCTGGTGGGACTTGTAAATGAATTTGTCGAAA ACAACAAAGGTGTCATCTTCAAGTCAtccgaagaaaaaaaaaaagtggaagaacacaagtttaaaaaaatgtgtgatTTAATTTTAGAGAAGGTAAAAACAGTGGTGGAACTGAGCACTATTAATAACTAtcgaataattttaaaatttggtAAAGGTGACAGAAAAAGTGACATACTGgacaaagtaaaaaatgatgacagCATATCGGATGCACTAAAAAGTGAGCTGTTAAAATATGAAGACGTggaaagtaaaaatgcaaatgtaTCCAGCCTGGTCAATTTTATATCCCCCATTTATGAAAGCTTTAAACAAAAGCTAAATGCATTAATACGAGAAGTTTCTTCCGatttgggaaaaataatttag
- a CDS encoding myosin A (putative) produces the protein MAITNEEMKTAGKIVRRVSNIEAFDKSGAVFKGYQIWTDISPAIEENPNIMFVKCVVQQGSKREKLTVVQIDPPGTGTPYEIDMDHAWNCNSQVDPMSFGDIGLLNHTNIPCVLDFLKHRYFKNQIYTTAVPLIVAINPYKDLGNTTAEWIRKYRDAADHTRLPPHIFSCAREALSNLHGVNKSQTIIVSGESGAGKTEATKQIMRYFASSKSGNMDLSIQTAIMAANPVLEAFGNAKTIRNNNSSRFGRFMQLVISHEGGIRNGSVVAFLLEKSRIITQDDNERSYHIFYQFLKGANKSMRDKFGLRDVKNYKLLNPNSTEVPSVDDEKDFEEVMESLKNMQLTNDQIEYIFSIVAGILTLGNVRMVEKADMGVSDAAAIHDEDMDLFKRACELMFLNHELVKRELLVKVTIAGGNKIEGRWNKNDAEVLQLSLCKAMYEKLFLWIIKNLNSRIEPEGGFKVFMGMLDIFGFEVFKNNSLEQLFINITNEMLQKNFIDIVFERESKLYMEEGISTAELKYTSNKPVIDLLCERGKSVLSYLEDQCLAPGGSDEKFVSACITNLKNNERFTPAKVASNKNFVIQHTIGPIQYCSDNFLLKNKDVLRGELVEVIKSSDNEIVRDLFEGQVIEKGKIAKGSLIGSQFLNQLTALMTLINSTEPHFIRCIKPNENKKPLEWCEPKILIQLHALSILEALVLRQLGYSYRRTFEDFLYQFKFVDIAIAEDSSLDAKSKCEKLLQCSGLSENMLKIGKTMVFLKQEGAKLLTTIQREKLVEWENCVSVIEAAIIKHKYKNNINEKMPSLVRVQAHIRKRLAV, from the exons ATGGCAATCACAAATGAGGAGATGAAAACGGCGGGCAAAATTGTAAGGCGAGTTTCAAATATCGAGGCTTTTGACAAATCCGGAGCTGTGtttaag GGATATCAAATATGGACCGATATATCTCCGGCAATAGAGGAAAATCCGAATATCATGTTTGTAAAATGTGTTGTGCAGCAGGGATCTAAAAGAGAGAAGTTAACCGTTGTGCAGATTGACCCCCCCGGCACAGGAACT CCATACGAAATCGACATGGACCATGCCTGGAACTGCAACTCACAAGTGGACCCAATGTCGTTTGGAGACATCGGCTTGCTAAACCATACGAACATCCCGTGTGTGTTGGACTTTCTCAAACACAGATATTTCAAGAACCAGATATACACCACTGCTGTTCCTCTTATCGTTGCTATCAATCCGTACAAAGACTTAGGAAACACCACTGCTGAATGGATTCGAAAGTATCGTGACGCTGCTGATCATACGAGGCTACCaccacatattttttcctgtgcAAGGGAAGCTCTTTCGAATCTTCATGGTGTGAACAAAAGCCAAACGATCATTGTTTCTGGTGAATCAGGTGCAGGAAAGACAGAAGCGACGAAGCAAATTATGAGATATTTTGCATCCTCCAAAAGTGGAAACATGGACTTAAGCATCCAGACAGCGATCATGGCAGCAAACCCAGTTCTCGAAGCCTTTGGTAATGCGAAAACGATTAGAAATAACAACTCCTCACGTTTTGGTCGTTTCATGCAGTTAGTTATATCTCACGAGGGAGGTATCAGAAATGGTTCAGTGGTTGCCTTTCTTCTAGAAAAATCGAGAATTATAACTCAGGATGATAACGAGAGGTCTTATCACATATTTTATCAGTTCCTTAAGGGTGCTAACAAAAGTATGAGAGACAAATTTGGATTGAGAGATGTAAAGAATTACAAATTGCTGAACCCTAACTCGACTGAAGTACCTTCTGTAGATGATGAAAAAGATTTTGAAGAAGTGATGGAGTccctaaaaaatatgcagttAACGAATGATCAGatagaatatattttttccatagtAGCTGGTATTTTAACTTTGGGAAATGTCCGAATGGTAGAAAAGGCAGATATGGGAGTGAGTGACGCAGCAGCTATTCATGATGAAGATATGGATCTGTTTAAGAGAGCCTGTGAATTAATGTTCTTAAATCATGAGTTGGTTAAGAGAGAATTATTAGTTAAAGTTACCATTGctggaggaaataaaatcgaAGGTAgatggaataaaaatgatgcagAAGTGTTGCAGTTATCCCTTTGCAAAGCTatgtatgaaaaattatttctctggattatcaaaaatttgaattctAGAATTGAGCCAGAAGGTGGGTTTAAAGTATTCATGGGGATGCTTGACATTTTTGGTTTTGAggtgtttaaaaataattcgcTGGAACAGTTATTTATTAACATCACTAATGAAATGCTTCAGAAGAACTTTATCGATATTGTGTTCGAAAGGGAGTCTAAATTGTACATGGAGGAAGGAATATCTACTGCTGAATTGAAGTATACTAGTAATAAGCCAGTAATTGATCTCCTCTGTGAGAGAGGAAAATCAGTTTTGTCATATTTGGAAGATCAGTGCCTTGCCCCAGGAGGATCagatgaaaaatttgtaagTGCTTGTAttacaaatttgaagaataaTGAACGATTTACACCAGCTAAGGTTGCTtcgaacaaaaattttgtgatCCAGCATACCATTGGTCCTATTCAGTACTGCTCCGATAACTTTTTACTAAAGAATAAAGACGTTTTGAGAGGGGAACTAGTTGAGGTGATCAAAAGTTCAGACAACGAAATAGTGAGGGATTTGTTTGAAGGTCAAGTTatagaaaagggaaaaattgcTAAAGGGTCGCTAATAGGATCGCAGTTTTTGAACCAGCTAACTGCTTTGATGACACTGATTAACAGCACAGAACCACATTTCATCCGTTGTATCAAGCCtaatgaaaataagaaaCCGTTGGAGTGGTGTGaaccaaaaattttaatccaACTTCATgccctctccattttggaagCCCTCGTCCTGCGTCAGTTAGGTTACTCGTACAGGAGAACATTTGAAGACTTTTTATACCAGTTCAAGTTTGTCGATATTGCCATCGCTGAGGACTCATCTCTTGATGCCAAATCCAAATGTGAGAAGTTACTGCAGTGTTCGGGCCTGTCTGAGAATATGCTCAAAATTGGAAAGACCATGGTGTTTCTGAAACAGGAGGGCGCGAAGTTACTAACGACCATTCAGAGGGAGAAGCTCGTGGAGTGGGAGAACTGCGTCAGCGTGATCGAGGCCGCCATCATCAAGCACAAGTACAAGAACAACATCAACGAGAAAATGCCTTCCCTCGTGCGGGTCCAGGCGCACATAAGGAAGAGACTCGCCGTGTGA
- a CDS encoding phosphoenolpyruvate carboxykinase (putative), with protein sequence MMNNVVEKTVENTMKKSIDKSSDYDLAEKMENMKKVIIEEVRRNLVYSKPVGPIMSSKDILTLSQEQESKFNEEVHELGLHVNRIHHNSTPAFLYEMALKYESNSFITSTGALCCISGEKTGRSPSDKRIVKESSSEENIWWGKVNIPLKEKSYEINKGRAIDYLNLQPNLYVIDAYAGWDENCRMKIRVITSRAYHALYMLNMLIPPKNVEEIQNFIPDFIIYNAGDFPSNRLTDGMSSKTSVIINFGAMNMIILGTQYAGEMKKGILTLFMYKMPLEGKLPLHSSCNVGKKNDVTLFFGLSGTGKTTLSADANRYLIGDDEHVWTDDGIFNIEGGCYAKCKGLSKKQEPEIYKAIKFGAILENVVMDPVTREVDYNNCSITENTRCAYPLSYIENAKIPAYVHMHPQNIILLTCDAFGVIPPLSKLDVYQMMYHFVSGYTSKMAGTESDVLKPTATFSSCYAAPFLALHPMVYAKMLAEKYQKHKANVWLLNTGWIYGSYGSQNGQRIPLKYTRMLVDCIHENKLIDVEYKKTPIFNFNIPARVDGIPEEVLDPLVGWKDKEDYMKNLQNLAREFISNFTLFSDKAGPDILSGGPTL encoded by the coding sequence atgatgaataacGTGGTCGAAAAGACGGTGGAAAATACAATGAAGAAATCGATAGACAAGTCATCAGATTACGACttggcagaaaaaatggaaaacatgaaaaaggtAATAATTGAAGAAGTACGGAGAAACTTGGTATACAGTAAACCGGTGGGACCAATAATGAGCTCTAAGGATATCCTAACCCTAAGTCAAGAACAGGAAAGtaaatttaatgaagaaGTACACGAATTGGGATTACATGTGAATAGAATACATCACAATTCAACTCCAGCTTTTTTATACGAAATGGCTTTGAAATATGAGTCCAATTCTTTTATAACGAGCACAGGAGCGTTATGTTGCATTTCTggagaaaaaacaggaaGGTCTCCATCGGACAAAAGGATTGTGAAGGAGAGCTCCTCTGAGGAGAACATCTGGTGGGGGAAGGTAAATATCCcattaaaggaaaaatcttacgaaataaataaaggCAGAGCGATAGATTATCTAAATTTGCAACCAAACTTGTACGTAATAGATGCATATGCAGGATGGGATGAAAACTGTAGAATGAAAATTAGAGTTATTACCTCCAGAGCATATCATGCATTGTACATGTTAAATATGCTTATTCCcccaaaaaatgtagaagaaatacaaaattttattccagattttattatatacaatGCTGGAGATTTTCCTTCGAATAGATTAACTGATGGAATGTCAAGTAAAACATCAGTCATTATAAATTTCGGTGCTATGAATATGATTATATTAGGAACACAATATGCtggggaaatgaaaaaaggaattttaaccttatttatgtataaaatgcCTTTGGAAGGGAAATTACCTTTACATTCATCATGCAAtgttgggaagaaaaatgatgtCACTTTATTCTTTGGACTCTCAGGGACAGGAAAGACAACCCTATCTGCTGATGCAAATAGATATCTCATAGGAGATGATGAACATGTTTGGACAGACGATGGAATATTCAACATAGAAGGTGGATGTTATGCAAAATGTAAAGGTCTATCAAAGAAACAAGAACCTGAAATATATAAGGCCATAAAATTTGGTGCTATTCTAGAAAATGTAGTTATGGATCCAGTTACGAGAGAAGTAGACTACAACAATTGTTCAATAACAGAAAATACTCGATGTGCTTATCCTCTATCTTATAttgaaaatgcaaaaattccAGCCTATGTTCATATGCATCCTCAGAATATTATTCTCCTTACTTGTGATGCATTTGGAGTGATCCCTCCATTGTCTAAGTTGGATGTATATCAAATGATGTACCATTTTGTTAGTGGGTATACAAGCAAAATGGCAGGTACAGAAAGCGACGTTTTGAAACCAACAGCTACGTTCTCTTCATGTTATGCTGCTCCCTTCTTGGCACTCCATCCTATGGTTTACGCCAAAATGTTGGCAGAGAAATATCAGAAACATAAGGCCAATGTATGGCTGTTAAATACTGGTTGGATTTATGGCTCCTACGGTTCGCAGAATGGACAAAGGATTCCGTTGAAGTACACACGCATGTTGGTAGACTGCATTCATGAGAATAAGCTTATTGATGTGGAGTATAAAAAGACacccatttttaactttaacATTCCTGCCCGTGTGGATGGCATTCCGGAGGAGGTTCTAGACCCCCTCGTGGGGTGGAAGGACAAGGAGGATTACATGAAAAACCTCCAGAACTTGGCCAGGGAGTTTATTAGCAATTTTACGTTGTTTTCGGACAAGGCGGGCCCTGACATCCTTTCCGGGGGACCCACCCTCTAG
- a CDS encoding casein kinase II beta chain (putative): MDEEGLSNNESSNDVLDEENLEEERDLSDISFGHREEEEEEGGLHGGSDGGEGGYAEDGVDGGGDADGGCADGGYAGLDVEDHEGQAGDAPGQEKDAEGGGNEEEEEEEEEEEEEEEEEEEEEEEEEEDDDEDDDDEDDDDDDYDDDEYDEDDFNEATVSWIEWFCQLKQNIFLVEVDEDFIRDEFNLIGLQTKVPHFKKLLKIILDEDDDDDDDDDEEDDYDEDDDEINRGSDELYKNKDIYEQNAACLYGLIHSRFILTSKGLALMREKYKSSIYGTCPSIYCDNAKLLPTAISEVPKFLSPLLYCPRCCETFYPHKNSLLNQLDGSYFGTSFASFFALSFNIQSDKKKIYYTPQICGFTINRDIRETLYLDMNKDNSESSEEYS; this comes from the exons ATGGATGAGGAGGGCTTGTCCAACAACGAAAGTTCAAATGACGTACTAGATGAAGAAAATCTGGAGGAGGAAAGAGACCTTTCCGATATTTCTTTTGGCCATcgggaagaggaggaggaggagggtgGCCTCCACGGAGGTAGCGATGGTGGCGAGGGTGGCTATGCCGAGGATGGTGTCGATGGTGGCGGCGATGCCGATGGTGGCTGTGCCGATGGTGGCTATGCCGGCCTTGATGTAGAAGACCATGAGGGACAAGCAGGGGATGCGCCGGGTCAAGAAAAAGATGCCGAGGGAGGTGGaaacgaagaggaggaagaggaagaagaggaggaagaagaggaagaggaagaagaggaggaagaagaagaggaggaggaggaagacgatgatgaggatgacgatgatgaggatgacgacgatgatgattaTGACGACGATGAGTATGACGAGGATGACTTCAATGAGGCCACG GTGTCCTGGATCGAATGGTTCTGCCAGCTGAAACAGAACATCTTCCTCGTGGAAGTGGACGAAGACTTCATAAGAGACGAATTCAACCTGATAGGGCTCCAAACGAAGGTaccccattttaaaaagttgctaAAAATTATACTAGACGaagatgacgatgatgacgacgacgatgatgaagagGACGATTATGATGAAGATGATGACGAAATAAATAGAGGATCCGATGAGCTGTACAAGAACAAAGACATATATGAGCAAAATGCTGCATGTCTTTATGGGTTAATACACAGTCGTTTCATTTTAACGTCCAAAGGACTAGCACTCatgagggaaaaatataagtctAGCATCTATGGTACGTGCCCAAGTATCTATTGCGATAATGCGAAGTTGTTACCCACTGCCATTTCTGAAGTACCGAAATTTTTAAGCCCCCTTTTGTACTGCCCTCGTTGTTGCGAAACCTTTTACCCACATAAGAATTCTTTACTTAATCAGCTGGATGGATCCTATTTCGGCACCAgctttgcttccttttttgcgctttCCTTTAACATACAATCAGACAAGAAGAAGATTTATTACACTCCTCAGATCTGTGGGTTTACCATTAACAGAGACATACGGGAGACGTTGTACTTGGACATGAACAAGGACAACAGTGAGTCGTCGGAGGAGTATTCGTAG
- a CDS encoding transcription activator (putative), giving the protein MYIREQDEDISAEPVVYICGECGIDTVIAPNASLRCKNCGSKIFFKKRSRRVMQYEAR; this is encoded by the exons atgtacataagGGAACAGGACGAAGATATATCCGCGGAACCGGTTGTTTACATATGCGGAG AATGCGGAATAGACACAGTCATAGCGCCCAACGCATCCCTGCGATGCAAAAACTGTGGgtcgaaaatttttttcaagaaaAGGAGCAGAAGAG tCATGCAGTATGAAGCCCGCTAA
- a CDS encoding hypothetical protein (putative) codes for RLVTQIAKQGSASNQLLIKLYLYNVPRINIDVYYDIVSALKRDGPREPRGSRGPPNQEETRILNVPHFDDANLILYKYFQYVNSGCDKKKLLKLMLLLYNKKLREYNDKKIYFYNSCVYVQNFVFEHFFYYHSNFSYLRRGGDGRSVHSKYTLHTDFFLYALDFYLFHLSKNCKLLSIEQLNVLSNIYANVSISPDGHSGEGTPQMGGECIQRETRTKEASSEVVNIVETKTNNKICLLFIHISRGILAQTQSYMVRKHTASREEVTTPMKLIHTNVNTCKTIINRLLNKSASEQHREYVILKKKYQKKLLNVNTLKNYLNGVKHLNIINIKKYVYMILYLYFNSFVFNKSVYFTSLIFYILQKYNLQHTYLFNILFIKFNLFFLNYKTLNEYNKGVLLDGLGRYIDSLLTFRIKQGGHGKLKATQTDIRSPPGEKHPDELFSQLYHNEFVENAHICRELHEEEYKCRRNYPKHFTYFENALLNLFKYLYHNVTLVDGRKMAGGINFEEEENVTRVCKIFVEKKYNKFCLTWSEHFLSNVVLLSNYVQNCLPVLFSFMQRIVSVGVKHTRQGGTKRGGIITLHRRNVLIPCDERGRTTPAHCAQCLRYALCAPLRKVTPHVQKKGALNPFSSLLTHIYRTFKQVVVNCCPNDEEKITSKPPKWEAESIMFRNIKKNSNNKMRTSLTHYYVSSSFKKISDANLVNEKNILTFYCDIYFNNNIVEVDGPKHFLIYYNFEKNADQGRQDSHDNHDGQFGQRRQDSQDGHDSHDGQFVSKCYPPFIAKHRDIFDFNFVFPFFFNNANVMHLKDRQSGHFYFYNDKSLKKNFFLYINGYFVKHINCYDRDITSFKYLHDVLFRRRSDFHVAWGGVYQ; via the coding sequence CGACTGGTCACGCAAATCGCCAAACAGGGGAGCGCATCAAACCAGCTCTTAATCAAATTGTACCTGTACAATGTGCCGAGGATAAACATCGATGTGTATTACGACATCGTTTCTGCGCTGAAACGGGATGGGCCGCGGGAGCCGCGTGGGTCGCGGGGGCCGCCCAATCAGGAGGAGACTCGAATTTTGAACGTGCCCCATTTCGATGATGCAAACCTGattttgtacaaatattttcaatacgTAAACTCAggatgtgataaaaaaaagttactaaAATTAATGCTCCTTCTGTACAACAAAAAGTTGCGCGAATACAACgataagaaaatttatttttacaactcgtgtgtgtatgtgcagAATTTTGTCttcgaacattttttttattatcattccAATTTTTCCTACTTGAGGAGAGGAGGAGATGGAAGGAGCGTCCATAGCAAGTACACTCTGCACACAGATTTTTTCCTATACGCGTtggatttttatttgtttcatttatcaaaaaattgcaaacttCTGAGCATTGAACAATTGAATGTTCTTTCAAATATTTACGCAAATGTGAGTATCTCTCCTGATGGCCACTCGGGGGAAGGGACCCCCCAGATGGGAGGTGAATGTATACAGAGGGAAACCCGTACAAAGGAGGCCTCGTCCGAAGTGGTGAACATAGTTGAAACGAAGACAAACAACAAAATATGCCTGCTGTTTATTCACATATCGAGGGGTATCCTCGCCCAAACGCAGTCCTACATGGTGAGAAAACACACCGCTTCGCGAGAAGAGGTCACCACTCCCATGAAACTAATACATACGAATGTCAACACGTGTAAGACAATTATAAATCGCCTCTTAAACAAAAGCGCATCAGAACAACATCGAGAATatgtcattttaaaaaaaaagtatcaaaaaaaactgctaaATGTGaacactttaaaaaattacctgaACGGCGTTAAACACctgaatattattaacataaaaaaatatgtgtacatgatcctttatctttattttaattcattcGTATTTAACAAATCGGTTTATTTTAcctctctcattttttacattttacaaaaatataatttacaaCACACGTACCTATTTAACATACTCTTTATCAAgtttaacttattttttttgaattacaAAACGTTGAATGAGTACAACAAAGGGGTGTTACTTGATGGACTTGGGAGATATATCGATTCTCTTTTGACATTTCGAATTAAGCAAGGTGGTCATGGGAAACTCAAAGCAACACAGACAGATATAAGAAGTCCCCCAGGGGAAAAACACCCCGACGAACTTTTTTCACAACTTTATCACAACGAATTTGTagaaaatgcacacatttgtaGAGAACTCCACGAGGAGGAGTATAAATGCAGAAGAAATTACCCAAAACATTTTACATACTTTGAAAATGCCCTCCTCAATttgtttaaatatttatatcacAATGTCACATTGGTggatggaagaaaaatggctGGAGGGATAAACttcgaggaggaagaaaatgttacacgtgtgtgcaaaatttttgtggaaaaaaaatataacaaattttgCCTGACTTGGTCAGAACATTTTTTGTCAAATGTTGTGCTGCTATCCAATTATGTGCAGAACTGCCTCCccgttcttttttccttcatgcAAAGGATTGTCTCGGTTGGGGTGAAACACACCAGACAGGGGGGGACGAAGCGGGGAGGGATTATCACTTTACATAGGAGAAACGTACTCATTCCGTGTGACGAACGGGGGAGAACCACCCCAGCACATTGTGCACAGTGTTTACGGTATGCGCTGTGTGCACCCCTTCGTAAGGTAACTCCccatgtgcaaaaaaaaggagcattaAACCCATTTTCGTCCCTTTTGACGCACATATACCGCACATTTAAACAGGTAGTGGTTAACTGCTGCCCAAATGATGAGGAGAAAATTACGAGCAAACCacccaaatgggaagcagAATCGATTATGTTtaggaacataaaaaaaaatagcaataacaaaatgagaaCGAGTCTCACACACTACTACGTTAGCAgcagttttaaaaaaatcagtgACGCCAACTTGgttaatgagaaaaatattttgaccTTCTACTGcgacatatattttaataacaaCATTGTCGAGGTTGACGGGCCTAAGCATTTTCTCATTTACTACAACTTTGAGAAAAACGCTGACCAGGGTAGGCAGGACAGCCACGATAACCATGACGGTCAGTTTGGCCAGCGTAGGCAGGACAGCCAGGACGGCCACGATAGCCATGACGGCCAGTTTGTCTCAAAGTGTTACCCCCCCTTCATCGCCAAGCATAGGGACATTTTCGacttcaattttgtgtttcctttttttttcaacaacgCAAACGTGATGCACTTGAAGGATCGTCAAAGTGGCCACTTCTACTTTTATAATGACAAGAGCTTgaagaaaaacttttttttgtacatcaACGGTTATTTTGTGAAGCACATAAACTGCTACGATCGGGACATAACGAGCTTCAAATATCTGCACGACGTGTTGTTCAGGCGAAGGAGCGACTTCCACGTCGCGTGGGGTGGAGTGTATCAG
- a CDS encoding hsp70 interacting protein (putative): MRALKIFQRLVTKGRLPPPKGLHGATTRKFTNEGKKIWYSGPKDTYINSGFELKNEDTEKLIELLKESLKLKLLSCTYCSEEIAKHYLELAIMEHKNLLLNDSKNHYLKSFDIYKKIFGELSIMCANIQTYLGVVHKDMGDLKKAEEFLQLSLANKRLLIKDENYLIIDTLNNLGSLYQHKGEFETSVGYFEDCIRTLISSPIELNKNEQIALCYYNLAFSYLGLNDPHSAITCLIRSYTVAQEIFGPDHTLTVRIKELRNRLEREVDAAK, encoded by the coding sequence ATGAGGGCccttaaaattttccaaaggCTGGTGACCAAGGGCagacttcccccccccaaagggCTCCATGGGGCAACTACAcgaaaatttacaaatgaaggaaaaaaaatttggtacAGTGGACCCAaagatacatatataaactCCGGATTCGAACTAAAAAACGAAGACACAGAAAAACTAATCGAATTACTGAAGGAGAGTTTAAAGTTAAAGCTACTCTCTTGTACATACTGCTCGGAAGAAATAGCCAAGCATTATTTAGAGCTAGCCATTATGGAACACAAAAATTTACTACTAAATGACTCAAAAaatcattatttaaaaagttttgatatatataaaaaaatttttggagaATTAAGTATCATGTGTGCAAACATACAAACGTATTTAGGCGTTGTACATAAAGATATGGGGGACttaaaaaaggcagaagAATTTTTGCAATTATCGCTAGCTAATAAGAGGCTATTAATTAAggatgaaaattatttaattatcgACACACTGAATAACCTCGGCTCTTTGTATCAGCACAAGGGAGAGTTTGAAACTTCTGTTGGCTATTTTGAGGATTGCATAAGGACCCTAATTTCTTCTCCCATCGAgctgaacaaaaatgaacagatagCTTTGTGCTATTATAATCTCGCCTTTTCCTACTTAGGGTTAAATGATCCTCATTCTGCTATCACTTGCTTAATTCGATCCTACACTGTTGCGCAGGAAATATTCGGTCCGGATCACACCCTGACGGTTCGGATTAAGGAGCTGCGAAACAGGTTGGAACGGGAGGTGGACGCGGCAAAG